A portion of the Streptococcus urinalis 2285-97 genome contains these proteins:
- the pth gene encoding aminoacyl-tRNA hydrolase — translation MVKLIIGLGNIGTKYDQTKHNIGFMAIDTIVKELNIKFTEDKTFKAQVASTFLYGERVYFVKPTTFMNNSGIAVKALLTYYNINIKDLIVIYDDLDMEVGKIRFRQKGSAGGHNGIKSIIAHIGSQEFDRIKVGIGRPIKGMTVVNHVLGKFSQEDKITIDNALDKVDKAVNFYLQENDFEKTMQKFNG, via the coding sequence ATGGTTAAATTAATAATAGGACTTGGTAACATAGGTACTAAATATGATCAAACAAAACATAATATTGGATTTATGGCAATTGACACTATTGTAAAGGAACTTAACATCAAGTTTACAGAAGATAAAACATTCAAAGCACAGGTGGCCTCAACCTTTTTATATGGAGAGAGGGTCTATTTTGTTAAACCAACAACTTTCATGAATAATAGTGGGATTGCTGTAAAAGCCCTCCTAACTTATTACAATATTAACATCAAGGATTTAATCGTAATCTATGATGATTTAGATATGGAAGTCGGGAAAATAAGATTTCGTCAAAAAGGCTCAGCGGGTGGTCATAACGGAATTAAATCCATTATTGCTCATATAGGCTCTCAAGAATTTGATCGAATAAAAGTTGGAATAGGTCGCCCTATTAAAGGAATGACAGTCGTCAATCATGTACTTGGAAAATTTTCCCAAGAAGACAAAATCACAATTGATAATGCTTTAGATAAAGTTGACAAAGCTGTAAACTTTTATTTACAAGAAAATGATTTTGAAAAAACAATGCAGAAATTCAATGGTTAA
- the ychF gene encoding redox-regulated ATPase YchF, producing the protein MALTAGIVGLPNVGKSTLFNAITKAGAEAANYPFATIDPNVGMVEVPDERLTKLTELVKPKKTVPTTFEFTDIAGIVKGASKGEGLGNQFLANIRQVDAIVHVVRAFDDENVMREQGREDAFVDPIADIDTINLELILADLDSVNKRYARVEKIARTQKDKDSLAEFNVLQKIKPVLEDGKSARTIDFNEEEQKIVKGLFLLTTKPVLYVANVDEDKVSDPDSIDYVNQIREFASTENAEVVVISARAEEEISELDDEDKMEFLEAIGLTESGVDKLTRAAYHLLGLGTYFTAGEKEVRAWTFKRGIKAPQAAGIIHSDFERGFIRAVTMSYDDLISYGSEKAVKEAGRLREEGKEYIVQDGDVMEFRFNV; encoded by the coding sequence CAGAAGCTGCTAATTATCCTTTTGCAACAATCGACCCTAATGTTGGAATGGTAGAGGTTCCTGATGAACGTTTAACAAAACTAACTGAGTTGGTCAAACCTAAAAAAACGGTTCCTACAACCTTTGAATTTACAGATATTGCAGGAATTGTTAAAGGGGCTTCAAAAGGTGAAGGACTTGGTAATCAGTTTTTAGCAAATATCAGACAAGTTGACGCCATTGTTCATGTGGTCCGTGCATTTGATGATGAAAATGTCATGCGTGAACAAGGTCGTGAAGACGCATTTGTTGATCCTATTGCTGATATTGATACGATTAATTTAGAATTGATTTTAGCTGATTTAGACTCAGTTAACAAACGTTACGCGCGTGTCGAAAAGATTGCACGTACACAAAAAGATAAAGATTCTCTAGCTGAATTTAATGTTCTTCAAAAAATTAAGCCAGTACTTGAAGATGGAAAATCAGCACGTACTATTGATTTCAATGAAGAAGAACAAAAAATTGTCAAAGGTCTCTTTTTATTAACAACAAAACCAGTTCTTTATGTTGCTAATGTTGATGAAGATAAAGTGTCAGATCCTGATAGTATTGATTATGTTAACCAAATTCGTGAATTTGCTAGTACTGAAAATGCAGAAGTTGTTGTTATTTCTGCTCGTGCCGAAGAAGAAATTTCAGAATTAGATGATGAAGATAAAATGGAATTTTTGGAAGCTATTGGTTTAACAGAATCTGGAGTTGACAAACTAACACGTGCTGCATATCATTTGTTAGGATTAGGAACTTACTTTACAGCAGGAGAAAAAGAAGTTAGAGCTTGGACTTTTAAAAGAGGAATTAAAGCACCACAAGCTGCTGGTATTATTCATTCAGATTTTGAACGTGGCTTTATTAGAGCAGTGACAATGTCATATGATGATTTGATTTCTTATGGAAGTGAAAAAGCAGTAAAAGAAGCAGGAAGACTAAGAGAAGAAGGCAAGGAATACATTGTTCAAGATGGTGACGTGATGGAATTCCGATTTAATGTGTAA